In Polyodon spathula isolate WHYD16114869_AA unplaced genomic scaffold, ASM1765450v1 scaffolds_2820, whole genome shotgun sequence, the DNA window CTTTACGACATCATACAACGGACAATCACTTAGTAGGTTCTAAATCGTCCCTGTAGTGCGGTCAGTGTCTGGCATGACCTCGCTGGGAAGTTTACCCATAGTACGCGAGCTCGGCATGATACAGGTAATGATCAGCTACATGTGGTAGTCGTACATGGTAAATGCAATCAGAGTAAGGCATGTATGTTAAAAAGCCCATGAGAAGTATAGATCAACAGTGCACAAACTGTtctaaaagaaataaactaataagaaataaaagaaaaaaaaaagacctatatCGAGCACTTGGATGGGTAAACCAACAAAAGCTAGCATCTGACACAGTATTTCTGTCACTGTCTACTGAACCTGCTGGTAGAGGAGTGCCTGTCGGTCTAGTTGAAACATAAGTTAGTTCCAGTGTTTAACCCGACTGCATTAATTTATGATTTATGGCATGGGTACTTTATCATCCCCTCTTTGGGAAGACAGTCATCTCATTAGCCAGGATTTAATGAAATGCAAGGATGCACTTCTTAATTTCAGAGATTACTGAAACAAAAATCAGGTGTAAATCTCAGGCTAGCCTGGGTCTTCATAAATTCTGCCAGCAAACCAAAGGAACAACTTGAACGCCGAAAATAGTCATCTGCGAAAAACTGATCTTTCGTGATTGTTCCCACTGTAACCGGCAGTTCTATGCATGATCTTCTTAGCCCTAGGCTGAGTGTTTGACTGGGATTGTACAGTTTTTGTGTCATACAATTACCATGCATTAATATCATCATCAGAGGCAAAGTTGTCTGAGTAAATCGGACTTTTTCATGTGTATAGCTCTAGCATGCTCCAATGTCAATGCTTATGTAGTTCAATAgcacacacagagactcacacCTCGCTCTGTGTACAAGTGTTAATCTTGCGTCTCAGCATTATAAAAGCTGAGCTCGCTCGCCTTAACTATCACAGAGCCAAGTTGCATTTGACGTCTTTGATTGCCGTCACAAGAACAGTTTTGTTCTGTTAACACTTATCCCTTTTGTATATAATCGACAGAAAAGGACATTTACATATTGTCTAACACAACACGTGTCTAGTAAAAAAAGACTGGATCAGATGCTTATAAAATGCGCGTCATTGTTAGTAGTATGCTATTAATGTTAAAACCAGGTTTTCCACTTGACACTATTGGTGATCTCACAGAATAGCAAAATTTATAGTCATTCTAGAAACAGTCACTGCGTCGTGTACTATCATGTAGATATTTACGCTGGATCAATATGTGTCCCCTATACAtgtatacaaatatgttttaaaaaaatgtcaatctGAATTTTCTCTTCTCTCAGAAATGTGATACGACCAAATTGCATGTACCGGGCAGTCGATGGCACAGGTTCTCCAGATTATAGAATAGCACACATTGGCATACTACACTACGGCGCTAGCATAAAAGCTGAAGGTTTCATTACACCCCCACTCACCCATATTGCATCTCAGGATATTCATAGAATGCAAAATGCTGAATACTGTTCGAGGGTCACGATGATATGACTGGATTGAGTCATTTGTTTCACTGTGAATATAGACAGTCTGCAACCAGTACACCACGATAGATAACGCGAAGACCGATTACATCCACAGCCAGGAATGCGGTTGACTACAACCTCTACCTATAGACCTGACGGAAAAGTTACTTCATACTGCTGCAGTAATCTTAATTTTGCTTTGACCGACGCTCGCATGTGATGTCAGTACAGTGCCCACTGATGAAAAATAGATACAGCCAGGTGTCCAGTATACAGGACCATAGTGCAGCTATTCTTCAGATGGTGACTAACGATATTTCACAGAACGTATTAGCATCAGAGAGGGAGTGAAATTAACCACAGTACATCCACTCTTCAACACACGTTCCTGTAAGAGCGTGGATGCCTCTCTGTTCTATATAATTACTGGACCGCTACTGTGAAGGTCTGTCTTTCTTGTGTCATCTGGGTCATTCAAGCGTGGTGCAATCTTTTACTCGCCTTGTGAACAGAGAGACTCGGTTAACTGGCATTAAGTATGTGATTTTGGGGACATTCTTAATGCATTCGCCTGCTGCttagaaatgtaaacaaataccagcaaataaaacaaatcattgctATTCTAAAATTTCATCTGAATGATTGCAGTATATAGTAGATAACTAACTTGATCACTATAAACAGATAGGACACAAAAAATTCTTtgacattaatttattaatatctatatatatataatatatataatataatatataatataatatataatagattgttttaaaataagcctcCCGTTTGGAGACCAGTCGAAATGTTACCAtaacttgaaatatttttttttctagtactCTGCAGGACACAAGATGTACTGTAAGTGTGGTGGGCTAAATCCCATCATGATTTCAAACTAAATACAAGAATGTAGATTATTGTCTGCAGCTCTTACCTTTCCATGACAGCCCAGAAAATATTAAGGTTTTAAAGCAATAGTGTTTGCTGTTGCTTTAATGACCAATAATTTGGTcaataatgtaaatattgttatttaattgtattctttACTAAACGTATTATATAGCGATGTGTTTATTGGGCATTATTGGAagtaacaataaaacagtaacaacGTAAATCTTTAAAAAGATGTCCAGTCATATGAGAAAAATTGGAGTCTTCTTGAGTGGGAAGAATGTAAATATTCTCTGCATTTTGATCCCACATGACAGAATTCATTCTGCTCAAAATAATGTCTTCCCTGAGCCTGTAGTTGACACCTCcatagtgtttcttttttatttaagaatctGATTGAAGTTGTTTCTTCCACAGGATTTTGTccactgtatcagaaaaggaaaacaaataaatgcacgTTGATATTTGTAAGTTCTGATTTGATTGGAGTTATTCATATTGCAAGACATTTCAAGATTTTGAACAGCCTTCTTGTTTGGAATTGATGTAAAGGTGTAGCAATTGCTGTGTCTAAATCTTGTTTAAAATTGTGTGTACCAAATGTATTATCATAACTAATAATCAatgaataaatatacacataCCTACATAAGTAGTAAAACattacaacaaccacaacaatgTATAAAACAATAATGGAATACTCATCCTTGGAAAGACGACTTGCAATCTGAAACactattatttaattgtgtttattattttattgtatttgtgcagTAAACATGTATAGCTAAGTAGGTTGTGCTGAAAGCAGGCCAATGAGTGTCATGTCACGTGACATTGGCACTGATCACATGACAAGTGAGGGGTCACGTCTGTCATCAGCTTTTCACTTAAACGCAGAGCTGCATAAAGTACAGGCTCTTTCTGGTTAATGGGAATAGCATATATAATCAAAagctgaaatgaaaagaaaatgtgtaagaACATTTCTCTTTCCCCATCTCCTCCATTGGAGCTGTGAATTTGAGTGCGAATTAAAGGATGGCTAATTCTGCAGTCATCGTCTGACCTGTCAGGTTAGCTGTCACCCTCCTGTCTTTCAATGCAGGTCTTTAGCTTCTTCTTGCTGAGCGCAGCCCTTCCCAACTGACAGAAAAAATACCGACCATGACAAGAAAAAAGAACATAATGTCCAATTCACCCGTCACCACTCAAAATTGCTCAATCTCCACTgacatattatatattgtttctgTGGGGGGCAGTTTCATTTATTGCTGTTATCAATATGAAAGTTTTAAAAAGGCAAGTAACAGTACTTTCATAAAGAAAAAGATTCAagtgtgtaattattttaaatggtctgTTAATGTCTATTATTATGCCATTAAATGTAAATGAGATATAGCTAAGAACCTCAAGTTGCAAGCTTGGGATTTAGTAAAAGAAGCAGGCAGGTTTTAACATTGCCTAGAGCTTATGACTCATCTTGcctcaaaacaatatatatatatatatatatatatctattatatatatatatatataatatatagaatatataattctaaaaaatgtgtttgtggcattaaaaccaataaaaatgctatgtaaaatatacattaaacataatatatcaaaaagtgatgtctttattgcatttatagtGACGGTAGGCATTGTTATTATGTAAAATGTGCGATTGGCAATCAAAACAACCAACTCCacaatacaatttattattaattagtcttattatagtattagtattattaattatgattattcttatttttttagtgtCTATTTTAGTGTATTCAATCGAAGTTTGGTTAAAAACCTTAATGTTTTCTATGTCAAACTGAGTTTTCATTTTAGGGTGATTTTCATAGAACCTTTCAATAGCCTGAAAAGAAAGACACAATAGTGAAACCGAAGACTGTGCTtccacttttttcttttccttttaatttACATCTAGCCCTTCATACTTTATAGCCTTTGCCCCGTCATCAGAAACAGTAAGCTGAATATACATGTCTCGACGATTTAATCctagtgaaataaatgaatgaacgcatcatgtgtaataaaaaaccacaaaaatTTCAGAACAACTggggtttgtcattttttttttttttttttaaaaaatttttttttttttttaatttttttttttttttttcttttctggtccCCTTATTGGTAAGGAAAATGTGTTATAATGCTGCAAAGGCATACAAAGTTTGTCTTTActgataattacaaaacaatccaAAGAACTTAACAATCTCACatcggagaaaaaaaaaaatacttgttcaGATATCTGCTGCTGGATATTTCTTGTTCATTAATGATCCACAAGTCTCGAgggtttctttcattttttcgTACTATGCGGTGCTGGGAAAACTAAATATGTGCACAAATTCTCTTCTAGCAACACAGAAAAGTGTTAGACAAAGGAAAACCGGAAGACATAATGCCCTCTGTAAAAGGAACAAAGGTAAGCATCATTTTTAATACGTTGTGTGTGAAAGCCTCATATCTCACTCCATACTCAACAAAGCCCTGTTTTAATTTAGAATATTTCTCTAGGTGTTTGTAGTCATTTTGCTATTATTGATTTTCAGTTGTTGGAACTGTAAAGTGATGGGGAGTGTATTTTATCCATTGCAGGTTACTCTCAGTGGATGCTAGTGTTCATTAACAGAGTTAATAAGCACACAAGAACAGTAATGAAGCCATTTATCACAACAGAGCCCTTTCACCACCACTAGGGGAGCCGCTgatcattttttcatttgttctgcAGGAACGCTTGCCAACAGTGCCTTTATCTGGAATGTACAACAAATCAGGTGGGAAAGTGAGGTTAACGTTTAAACTGGAGCAGGATCAACTCTGGATCGGAACCAAGGGTAAGAGCAGCCAGGCACGAGCTGCTGTCTGTGCTGCCATCCAGGTGGGGGAGGCTGAGTTCAGAGACAGACTCAAAATGAAAAATAGTCTGTCTTGCAGTTCATATGTGTACAtcatgcatgtgtttttattataaagaagaaaccaagcttggtTTGGTTTGTGTAACATGTTAAATGGTATTTGTATAGTATGCACTCGTATGCAGTCATATGTCATAGTGAGGCTTCACCCTCCTCTGTTGTGGTTGGTATACCTGTGACCCAGTTCCAGATTCCAGAAAGAAAGACCGCCACCCAATCAGAAATCCTGAAATGTCAAGTGGGTCCCATTTCTGGAAAAGGTTAGGAGCCACCGGCTGGTCCATGTGAATATGCTCTCAGCTCAGAGATTGTTTTGATGGTTCAAGCTTCATCTGGTTGGTTATGATTTTCCTATCAATCCATAAAATCTCTCTATTATGTTTGTTGGAAATCATTCACGTCCTGATGTCCGGATGAatttttttgctttgaaacaaagaaaaagtaaGTTACCATTTTCATCCCTTCTGCtgtttcataacaaaaaaaaaaaacaaaaaaaaaaaaaaaaaagcactagttttgttgttgttttttgttttttacagagaGAACAGAGAAGCTCCCAATGGGCTCGATCAAAAATGTTGTAACTGAACCTATTGAAGGACATGATGACTATTACATGATGGTAGGTACTAagacagtggtcctcaaagttgtGCCCGCAGGCAAATTCGTGCCCACGAAGCCAGACAAttgtgcccgcggcagctgttcttaaatttaTTTGTTGTTACACATCTTCGGTGCTGATGTCGTAGCGTAGGAAAATAATAGAAAGCTTGTAAACACGTTCTTCTGCTGTACTCAAAACTTGCCTACAAATATTGCATCCTGTGACATAGTAGTGGCTAGTTTAAAGCTGGCTGACTCTTATCCCTAGCATGctatgaaaaagcaaaaaaaaactcaTAATCTGACCAATTACAAAATCCACATGCCCCCAGCATTATTGAAATTTAGGGCTCTTCTtcattgacagaaaaaaaaagtaatgtccaAATTCTATAATATCTAGCTATGTaattctttttgtcttttttctttgctcttTTCGTTTGTCATTCAGTGTCATTTCAGCTTGGGGGGCACAGTAAGCATCTACTAATTGGAATTTACTGGGATTCCTTGTGCCGTATGTTGAGCCAATATCAAAGATCAGGTCCTTTATGGAAAGTGCACATGTAACTTTGGAGTGTGCCCTCTGCTGTTAGACTGAATTTTAAAAAACCAAGGACAATTAATGATACGAAGTCTGGCCATATCCTGAACATGAACTCAGGTCGGTGGCCATCCTGAGTCTCAACTCGGACATGGAAAAAaatagtaaagaaaaataaaaacagaaaatataaaaaaagaacaaaatatatatatatatatatatatatatatatatatatatgatatatatatatatatatagatatatatatgtcttCTGTCTGTTCGTGCTATATCGGGTGCCTCGGCATTGCGTTTATatcatgtctttatttttttttactctcatCCTGTTAATTTGCAGTTCCCCTTTTTCATTGGGCCTAACTTTTATCATCTCTATGCCATTTTTGAACAATAACTCTGATTTAAAACCTGTGTTGACCTCAGATAGCACTAATTACGGACTCCATATCCTTGCAGCCACCTCATATAGAAAATAAAACCAGAGAATTGAGGAAAATTACCCTCGTTGGTTAATTCCTTTTTTACATTTATGCCTCTGTAATATTTACACAATTCATTCCTTCTGTCTGTTAACTAAGACCTCGGCTTGTTCTTATAATTGAGAACAGATGGTCTATGCAAGACGATACAAGCCAAGTGTGTTCTGGCTGCATAGCGCATTAGATAATCTGTGgtaatttactgtgttttatttagaaaaaggACAAAGCTGCTTACTCTTGTGCGTTCAAGATACGTAAGATGGACATAGGTCATATTGCTGCTTGTCTTTCTGAACTGGTTCTAGCTAGATATTTTTCTGCTTTGCCTTTATAGGAAAATAATTTTAGACGAAGCACCTGCATTCTCCCTTTCGTGCTGCCCTGGAAGCAAGGCAGTTTATTGTTAACATGTACTCATGAGAAAGTATTACTtactcaataataatattttcggAACTATACATGTAGATTGACTCGTGTCTTTGTTTGAAACATAATATGAACATCTTTCATTGAAATTCTTAGATCTCAAAACTGTTCGTGGCTGTCGTGTGAACCAGCGAACCTAGGGCATACTGTGACTATCAGCTACATAGGGGTATGTACTGTGCTTGATGATTTGAAGCATTAGTTCATTGCTTCTGAGCGGCTGCAGCTTTTCTCTTCACAGACGGAGACCTGTTACCCAAaaaacagatacataaataattaatattttatagaACACAATAAGGCCAGAGGAGTTGTGTCGGGGATGCATGGGCCCATTTTGATTCATCGCTCTAAGAAGATTTGTACTACTGCCCAGTAACAATAGTCTCTTGCTGAGGCCAAACACCTGGTCTAGTGTAATCCCATCATCATAACTAGTTACTTCTCTCAGTTGTTTTCTTCTGTAATTTTTGTAAATGGGGGACCTGTTTtagttgttgttgtattttgtgtgaGGTGGTTTATTTCATATTGTTGTCATTATTTCCATAGAGTCCTATCTGCACTTAAATTATCAGTAAATAAGATTTTTCACATGCATGGCTTTCCCTAGCAGCGACACTATCAGCCTGGACAGAATATCACTAACTCACGCATCATAAGCCAgtagtttagattttttaaacGTAAAATAATTGGAGAAGGGACGCCCGATATACTGTGCTTTGATGAATAGGTGTATTCTGAACTCCCTTGTGGTACATATACAGGCTCAGTATATGGTGTTTTGATGTTATTACTATTcacttcattattattactaacaaTGAAAAAATTATAGAAACATAGTGCAGAATGGACATTGTGGTCTGTAGTAATACGCACGTAGAGTCAGCCAAAATCTCGGTCTGATCAGTCAAAGCACATCTTACAAGATATTCAAGTGGCAAATCCTACTTTGACGTAACtctcattaaattaaaaaaaaaaaagaaacttttattTATTCTTACATAAAATACTGGTATGGGCTTTTTAGCACTTCCGAtctaaataacaaagaaaaacattacacATACAGAAACAACCAGAAAAACAAGGACCCTTAATTTGTTAAGAACTGCACTACCCAACACTAGTCAGTATCATTAATTACACACGACCCACTAAGTAACAGAATTGAAACAGTCCTGCAAGaacatattttacaattatttttttaaatactcattcttgtaggtttttttttactttattacatttcacattCTTACACTAATTGACCTATGGGGACCTTTCCCATTCCTCAGTCTGATTTGGGCCAAAGTATAAGCAAAATGTAACTACCACTTAAAACCTAGTGCATGGTCTATTACAactgaattcaattaaaaaaaaaaacgatcttTAAATAACATCTTTAAGTATGTCAAACAAAAGAACTACATGCCTAATATTACTTTCTTGTGCGAATCCTGGTTGTGCGTGCTTCGAACAAGAAAAGCTCTGTAAAGACACCAAAGGTGTTGTGTCATCAGCACCTTGGATTTAGGTTTGAgactattgtgtttttttttaggatttcatCGAGAATTGCATGCATAACTAGGTGATTATACTAAAAATTGTTCCTCGTGCATGTTTACATAAAAGTCGAATGAAAACCTTAGCTAGATAGTATTCGAAATATTCTGATAATTAATtactttgggatgcttgtgaattTCATCAGGTTGAATGTCTCATTGCATGAACTTTTCTAAGGGTGATCATATGTGCTATCCATGTGGCATATTCCTCAGTTGATTTGTTTATAGAACTGAATATCCACTCTCGCGCTATAAAAAATATGTCTCCAATTCTGAagtcaataaaaaatgaaaaataacagttGTACGCTTTGGTACACTTTTGCCCTATTTGGAAATGGACATTCACACAGTAGACACTTCGATAATCCAGGTTGTAAGCCCTTTCTTTGATTACTCTTTAATAAATGATCTAGAATTCATGTTCttaccatttattattattttcttatcttATGATTATgatatatagtatttattattattattattatgatctcTTATGTCTCACACATGTCTGCTAAATTGGTAGGGTGCTTGAAAACTTTTGCCATGAGCTGGTAGACTTTCCTAAACTTAATCTCTCAAATGAAGTCGTAGTCCCTTCTGCTTGCAGCACTTGCATTCCACCAAAAAAGAGTCCCGCATTGTGCAATTTCAGTATCGTGCGAGCCTTGACCTCTGCTGTCATGCGGCGGTGTAGTCCCACTCAGATAAGGTGACAACTCCAGGAATTCGATGAAATTGCCCAGATAGTGTGTAATCATTGCATTGTCGCGGGTACAATAGTTACCAAAATAATAACTCTTGAGTATTATGTagtttgttgtggttttttttcatGCTCGTGCAATAGGACAATTAACCCTACTTCAAGTGTTCTCTCTGGTGGGGGGCTATCTGGTATAAATAAAACCCTGAGCCCTGTTTGTTATCGATACTCTTGGCCT includes these proteins:
- the LOC121310909 gene encoding ubiquitin domain-containing protein UBFD1-like, giving the protein MPSVKGTKERLPTVPLSGMYNKSGGKVRLTFKLEQDQLWIGTKERTEKLPMGSIKNVVTEPIEGHDDYYMMVGTKTVVLKVVPAGKFVPTKPDNCARGSCS